A single Leptospira biflexa serovar Patoc strain 'Patoc 1 (Paris)' DNA region contains:
- a CDS encoding DMT family transporter, producing the protein MKENSHVEWKGIAFVLTGALLFSAKAVVVKLTYRYEISAIGSLFFRMLFAFPFLVWMAWSAEKETEKPNLTKKDYWNVLLMGVVGYYLASLFDFVGLKYISAGLERIILFIYPTLVVLLSFFFLKKKIHMREIFSLILTYTGVFLAYGQDVQLGSPKDVSLGAFFILLSALTYAIYLMGSGSIVPKLGAKRFTAWALIISSIVVFLHFFIFGTYKELIQPMSFYLLAFVMGTVNTVVPAVLVSEGIKRVGSKTAAIVGSIGPMSTLFLAYVFLDEPITIVHSIGTLFVLTGVFWISTAKKPKEVTV; encoded by the coding sequence GTGAAAGAAAATTCTCATGTGGAATGGAAAGGGATCGCGTTTGTTTTGACGGGAGCCTTACTATTTAGCGCCAAAGCAGTCGTTGTCAAATTAACCTATCGGTATGAAATTTCTGCCATTGGCTCCTTATTCTTTCGAATGTTGTTTGCCTTCCCATTTTTAGTTTGGATGGCGTGGTCAGCGGAAAAGGAAACCGAAAAACCAAACCTAACTAAAAAAGACTATTGGAATGTCCTCCTCATGGGAGTGGTTGGTTACTATCTTGCCAGTTTATTTGATTTTGTTGGTCTCAAATACATCAGTGCTGGCCTAGAACGTATCATTTTATTCATTTATCCGACTCTAGTAGTTTTATTATCCTTTTTCTTTTTAAAAAAGAAAATCCACATGCGGGAAATTTTTTCTCTCATCTTAACATACACAGGTGTGTTTTTAGCGTATGGTCAGGATGTTCAGTTGGGTTCACCGAAAGATGTCAGCCTCGGTGCTTTTTTCATCTTATTATCAGCTTTGACATATGCAATTTATCTTATGGGAAGTGGTTCCATCGTGCCAAAGTTAGGTGCCAAAAGATTTACAGCTTGGGCACTTATCATCTCATCTATAGTTGTATTCCTTCATTTTTTTATATTCGGAACTTACAAGGAACTCATTCAACCGATGTCATTTTATCTTTTGGCATTTGTGATGGGAACCGTGAACACTGTGGTTCCTGCCGTACTTGTATCCGAAGGGATCAAACGAGTCGGTAGTAAAACCGCTGCGATCGTTGGATCGATTGGACCAATGTCGACTTTATTTTTGGCATATGTGTTTTTGGATGAACCGATCACCATCGTACATAGCATAGGTACTTTATTTGTTCTCACTGGAGTTTTTTGGATTAGTACGGCAAAAAAACCAAAGGAAGTCACTGTTTGA
- a CDS encoding TIGR04454 family lipoprotein, protein MKKSLILALALGLFLANCKSKVYTQEECESALASTFTQIEEEAKKNPAAAPVLAGLQQGKQKMIDQCMEGKFDPNCLKNAPGIAGIMGCVKK, encoded by the coding sequence ATGAAAAAATCTCTTATCCTTGCGCTCGCTCTCGGGCTATTTTTGGCGAATTGTAAATCCAAAGTCTATACCCAAGAAGAGTGTGAATCTGCGCTTGCAAGTACTTTCACTCAAATTGAAGAAGAAGCTAAAAAGAACCCAGCAGCAGCTCCCGTTCTTGCAGGTTTACAACAAGGCAAACAAAAAATGATCGACCAATGTATGGAAGGAAAATTTGATCCTAACTGCTTAAAAAATGCTCCAGGAATCGCTGGCATTATGGGCTGTGTAAAAAAATAA
- a CDS encoding methyl-accepting chemotaxis protein, whose protein sequence is MNLYKRYSRAFFLASQVFSLGVVVPIGISLILFYVDLSATQIKTFLGGTVLAALISLLLPSFIFPKKLKIIKEGLLELESQTEKNPETYTRVWDTIAKMPVFGATVGASQWALAIPIVLTPVLYLPETSKSDGFYIICVLLLTSFLNIIISFVFLEKASHIILDDDIFQSDLNERITPYYRNLRNTVPIMFSFMVMVLSIFLLIYSFNVNAKALEKAFSNQLYNFNQSNEAGINVYFEAVENSLKEVATLPAVKQALETKNYKLAVPALEKSFKDTQLLLENAFIANFEEGTPIVASGLPGGTSTGFKLESNPEVLENIKASKEGKPRVGIAVKSPISGQIVIMVTSPVKNANGTVVGFVGMPFLVGKAMESFLKNVKIGSTGYSFLLDREATMVYHPNPKYLMNSFKGSEFERLAMNAGETDSFRNPWEGSTFLLRRKVSSKYGIQFFSTIDLKEIEVESLSSLRGLTVISLIGSIVIALAIYILFSARFRPMKTIGKVLQNVEVGDLRTKVKLESSDEFARLSLGLNSTLKQIIEVVGSNQAFSEDLASSAEQMSASLNLLSSNAQTQAASAEEISASIEEISAAVQNVDAQAEDQFRKVDFLKVKMAELSSLIEATGKQVGKASQDVTQISEEAKLGQSSLDSMRNSISKISNSSEEIGSVIEIINNISEQINLLALNAAIEAARAGVYGRGFAVVADEIGKLAEKTAISIGDIGELIQANEKEIESGRETIETTISLIQRIIQGVSSFNLMTDTIDKSTKEQLIINQKVGEEVDKVNQISQAIRLSMEEQKNAIGEVAQAIFSINDLTQGTAAGLEEMTATSNGIANLAETLKRKINFFKIS, encoded by the coding sequence ATGAATTTATACAAACGGTATTCTCGCGCTTTTTTTCTCGCCTCCCAAGTTTTTTCTTTGGGAGTTGTGGTCCCGATTGGGATCAGCCTTATTTTATTTTATGTCGATTTGAGCGCCACGCAGATCAAAACCTTTCTCGGTGGGACCGTCCTTGCCGCTCTCATCAGTTTGTTACTCCCTAGTTTTATTTTTCCAAAAAAACTAAAGATCATCAAAGAGGGGTTACTCGAACTAGAATCCCAGACAGAAAAAAATCCAGAAACCTACACCCGAGTTTGGGATACCATTGCAAAAATGCCTGTGTTTGGTGCCACTGTTGGTGCTTCCCAGTGGGCACTCGCCATTCCTATCGTTTTAACTCCCGTATTGTATTTACCGGAGACGAGTAAATCCGATGGATTTTATATTATCTGTGTTTTGTTACTCACATCGTTTCTCAATATCATCATCTCCTTTGTTTTTTTGGAAAAAGCTTCGCACATTATCTTAGATGATGATATTTTCCAATCCGATTTAAATGAACGCATCACACCATATTATCGAAATTTAAGAAATACTGTGCCTATCATGTTTTCTTTTATGGTGATGGTACTTTCGATTTTCCTTCTGATTTATTCGTTCAATGTGAACGCCAAAGCTTTGGAAAAAGCGTTTTCCAACCAATTGTATAATTTTAACCAAAGTAATGAAGCGGGGATCAATGTTTACTTCGAAGCGGTGGAGAATTCTCTAAAGGAAGTTGCTACTCTACCTGCCGTAAAACAAGCATTAGAAACAAAAAATTATAAACTTGCAGTTCCAGCATTGGAAAAATCATTCAAAGATACCCAACTCCTTTTGGAAAATGCCTTCATTGCCAATTTTGAAGAAGGGACACCAATCGTCGCATCGGGGCTTCCAGGTGGTACAAGTACTGGATTCAAATTAGAATCCAATCCAGAAGTTTTAGAAAATATCAAAGCGTCGAAAGAAGGGAAACCTCGCGTGGGGATTGCCGTCAAATCTCCTATCAGTGGTCAAATCGTGATCATGGTCACGAGCCCTGTGAAAAATGCAAATGGGACTGTGGTGGGTTTTGTAGGAATGCCATTCCTCGTGGGAAAGGCGATGGAATCCTTCTTAAAAAATGTCAAAATTGGGTCCACAGGGTATTCCTTTTTACTTGATCGTGAAGCGACAATGGTTTACCACCCCAATCCCAAATACCTAATGAATAGTTTTAAAGGGTCTGAATTTGAACGCCTCGCAATGAATGCGGGAGAAACAGATTCCTTTCGGAATCCTTGGGAAGGATCCACTTTTTTACTTCGTAGAAAGGTAAGTTCTAAATATGGAATCCAATTTTTTTCCACGATTGATCTCAAAGAAATCGAGGTAGAGAGTTTATCTTCCCTTAGAGGATTGACCGTCATTAGTTTGATTGGTTCGATTGTGATTGCGCTTGCCATTTACATTCTGTTTTCCGCAAGATTTCGACCAATGAAAACCATTGGTAAAGTACTTCAAAATGTAGAAGTAGGTGATTTACGAACCAAGGTGAAATTAGAATCTTCCGATGAATTTGCTCGCCTTTCCCTAGGTTTAAATTCCACACTCAAACAAATCATTGAAGTGGTTGGGTCAAACCAAGCTTTTTCGGAAGATTTAGCTTCATCCGCCGAACAGATGTCAGCATCACTGAATTTATTGTCTTCCAATGCACAAACACAAGCGGCATCTGCCGAAGAAATTTCTGCATCCATCGAAGAGATCTCCGCTGCCGTACAAAACGTAGATGCCCAAGCCGAAGACCAATTCCGCAAAGTGGATTTTTTAAAAGTAAAAATGGCAGAACTTTCCAGTTTGATTGAAGCGACTGGAAAACAAGTTGGGAAAGCTTCACAAGATGTGACTCAAATTTCGGAAGAAGCAAAACTTGGCCAATCATCACTGGACTCGATGCGTAACTCCATTTCCAAAATTAGTAATAGTTCGGAAGAAATTGGAAGTGTGATTGAGATCATCAATAATATATCCGAACAAATCAACTTACTTGCGTTAAATGCTGCAATCGAAGCGGCTCGTGCTGGCGTCTATGGGCGAGGGTTTGCTGTGGTTGCCGATGAAATTGGCAAACTTGCCGAAAAAACGGCGATCTCCATCGGGGACATCGGAGAACTCATCCAAGCAAACGAAAAAGAAATTGAAAGTGGTCGAGAGACAATTGAAACCACAATTTCTCTCATCCAAAGGATCATCCAAGGTGTGAGCTCCTTCAATCTCATGACAGACACCATTGATAAAAGCACCAAAGAACAGCTCATCATCAACCAAAAGGTGGGGGAAGAGGTGGACAAGGTGAACCAAATCAGTCAGGCGATCCGACTTTCCATGGAAGAACAAAAGAATGCCATCGGAGAGGTGGCTCAGGCCATCTTCAGCATCAATGACCTCACCCAAGGGACGGCGGCGGGCCTAGAAGAGATGACGGCGACTTCCAATGGGATTGCGAATTTAGCGGAAACCCTAAAAAGAAAGATCAATTTCTTCAAAATCTCGTAA
- a CDS encoding Lsa36 family surface (lipo)protein has product MKFRIVFLAVVLVTSFTQNELYAQFTCEGSACSFLPSPLTETGNATLKKFETGYLNEVLKTNLEAGFLANVGASNIGTGTVRRIQVGVSASAAGYKKDDIQIQDDLIKYPKLPNVGGAVIPSFHLDINPGWLLGTEEGGYIRRIGIFLHGMNVAVTEDQIQAASNNKNYEGRIDVRSYGGMLRYQLMEKEGFLMNLITWNGLNVGVGHHVMEQNMSLSYLEGKAAQVEFQGVKGKWGGDTNFLFNTKVQTTNVDLRTGIGLFWVANLIVGGGYSWNSGHNTASLSRRGPFIISANDAFPIELPREYQAVLDKELLAQNPNATLGFRASGESNSKRGIGYGIVGLELDLFMLKVIAEGLYGGKDLYSANLGLKLSF; this is encoded by the coding sequence ATGAAATTTAGAATCGTTTTCCTTGCCGTGGTTTTGGTCACATCGTTCACACAAAATGAACTCTACGCCCAATTCACTTGTGAAGGTTCTGCTTGTAGTTTTTTACCTTCACCTCTTACAGAGACGGGTAATGCCACACTCAAAAAATTTGAAACTGGATATTTAAACGAAGTCTTAAAAACAAATTTAGAAGCTGGGTTTTTAGCCAATGTTGGTGCCAGTAATATTGGAACAGGTACTGTCCGCCGTATCCAAGTGGGTGTCAGTGCATCCGCTGCTGGTTATAAAAAAGACGACATCCAAATCCAAGATGATTTAATCAAATACCCAAAACTCCCGAATGTGGGAGGAGCAGTCATTCCATCCTTTCATTTGGACATCAATCCTGGTTGGTTACTAGGCACGGAAGAAGGTGGGTACATCCGAAGGATCGGAATATTTTTACATGGGATGAATGTAGCGGTCACAGAAGACCAAATCCAAGCCGCCTCGAATAACAAAAATTATGAGGGAAGGATCGACGTACGTTCGTATGGTGGGATGTTACGTTACCAACTCATGGAGAAAGAAGGTTTTTTAATGAACCTCATCACATGGAATGGGCTCAATGTGGGCGTGGGGCATCATGTCATGGAACAAAATATGAGCCTCAGTTATTTAGAAGGAAAGGCCGCACAAGTAGAGTTCCAAGGGGTCAAAGGGAAATGGGGTGGAGATACCAATTTTCTTTTTAATACCAAAGTCCAAACCACCAATGTTGACTTACGCACTGGGATTGGTCTTTTTTGGGTAGCAAACTTAATTGTTGGTGGTGGATACAGTTGGAACTCTGGCCATAACACAGCTTCTCTTTCTAGGCGCGGGCCATTTATCATCTCTGCAAACGATGCTTTTCCGATCGAACTTCCGAGAGAATACCAAGCTGTCCTCGATAAAGAATTACTCGCACAAAATCCCAATGCGACCCTTGGGTTTCGGGCCAGTGGGGAATCCAATTCTAAACGAGGGATTGGGTATGGGATTGTTGGTTTGGAATTGGATTTATTTATGCTAAAGGTCATCGCCGAGGGATTGTATGGTGGAAAAGACCTCTATTCGGCAAACCTAGGACTCAAACTCTCTTTTTAG
- a CDS encoding VOC family protein has protein sequence MIHHIAIGTPNPEPLAAFYLQIPGAKLLKRHHFDSGEVRSVWIQLGPIILMLESGEQESPKNLVFSLNPSNQNEWREFFKSIQVTSRTDFTMYFQDPDGNSLGLSSYPQKLPHSLEMS, from the coding sequence ATGATCCATCACATTGCCATAGGAACGCCCAATCCAGAGCCTTTAGCGGCCTTTTACCTTCAAATTCCAGGGGCCAAACTCTTAAAACGACATCATTTTGATTCAGGAGAGGTTCGATCAGTTTGGATCCAATTGGGACCTATCATTTTGATGTTGGAATCAGGGGAACAGGAATCTCCTAAAAATTTAGTTTTTTCGCTCAATCCTTCCAACCAAAACGAATGGAGGGAGTTTTTTAAATCGATTCAAGTCACTTCGCGTACAGATTTTACAATGTATTTTCAAGATCCAGATGGGAATAGTCTTGGCTTAAGCTCCTACCCACAAAAACTTCCTCATTCTTTAGAAATGAGTTGA